In Anser cygnoides isolate HZ-2024a breed goose chromosome 14, Taihu_goose_T2T_genome, whole genome shotgun sequence, one genomic interval encodes:
- the BRD8 gene encoding bromodomain-containing protein 8 isoform X5, translated as MGKGVRMRTPPGGLCARLRPAARSGRAGKMAAGTGKHKLLGAGPTEPWSIREKLCLASSVMRSGDQNWVSVSRAIKPFAEPGRPPDWFSQKHCASQYSELLETTETPKRKRGEKGEVVETVEDVIVRKLTAERVEELKKIIKETQEKYRQLKKDAELIQAGHMDNRLEELCNEIMIKKKMEEEEAEVKRKATDAAYQARQAIKNPPRRLTGVMVRSPAGSTSPGGDYALGDLSQPAVDEASPGVTPGTLPSTPVASFIGIPDTPPGSAPLDAPMTPVTDDSPQKKMLGQKATPPPSPLLSELLKKGSLLPTSPRLVGENEMAVASGHMNSSGVLLEVGSVLPVLHSGEMQSAPGAVPASPAASGAPTLSRLLEAGPAQFTSPLASFSAVASEPPAKLLPPPVEPVSQATIVMMPTLSAPSVVPPAAAPESVATVSQPEACVSMEAVSDSHTVTVSMDSSEISMIIDSIKKECLGSAAGSAAGSSKDHCMDGKEDLDLAEKMDIAVSYTGEELDFDTVGNIIAIIEDKVDDNPEVLDAAVVEAALSSFCEDTDDPQALPGPWEHPIRQEHEKQAQIPQVSVTVKQERLECEEPEAKGIRELMGIGELGSEIKTEPAEQEQNQLGAEETIPATARVTETPELRSQEIEEDQRAAVAAGESSEIEIESTKGEDTMHSTVKTETPPDDDSSPPQVPNVSEDSSQADVQHKFELSDSMKEEARALFRSQMKDGQGEEDDEDGASEAASLEEPKEEDQGEGYLSEMDNEPPVSESDDGFSVHNAPLQSHTLADSIPSSPASSQFSVCSEDQEAIQAQKIWKKAIMLVWRAAANHRYANVFLQPVTDDIAPGYHSIVQRPMDLSTIKKNIENGLIRTTAEFQRDIMLMFQNAVMYNSSDHDVYHMAVEMQRDVLEQIQQFLATQLIMQTSESGISAKSLRGRDSTRKQDASEKDGGTRGRRCAIEADMKMKK; from the exons ATGGGTAAGGGCGTGCGCATGCGCACACCTCCCGGCGGGCTCTGCGCGCGGCTCCGTCCTGCGGCGCGCTCGGGCCGGGCGGGGAAGATGGCGGCGGGGACGGGAA AGCACAAGCTGCTGGGCGCTGGCCCCACCGAGCCCTGGTCCATCCGCGAGAAGCTCTGCCTGGCCTCCTCCGTCATGCGCAGCGGCGACCAGAACTG GGTCTCAGTCAGCAGAGCCATCAAGCCTTTTGCAGAGCCAGGCCGCCCACCTGACTGGTTTTCCCAAAAG catTGTGCATCTCAGTATTCAGAGCTCTTGGAGACTACAGAGACCCCTAA GAGAAAACGTGGCGAGAAGGGAGAGGTGGTGGAAACTGTGGAAGATGTTATTGTGCGGAAACTGACTGCAGAACGAGTTGAGGAGTTGAAGAAAATTATCAAAGAAACACAAGAGAAATACAG GCAACTCAAGAAGGATGCAGAGCTGATCCAGGCTGGACACATGGATAACAGACTGGAGGAGCTGTGCAATGAGATTATGAT aaagaaaaaaatggaggaggaggaggcagaagtcAAGAGGAAGGCTACAGATGCTGCTTATCAGG ctcGTCAGGCCATTAAGAATCCACCACGAAGATTAACGGGTGTGATGGTTCGCTCCCCTGCAGGTTCAACCTCTCCAGGGGGAGACTATGCTCTGGGAGATCTGTCTCAGCCTGCTGTGGATGAGGCCAGCCCGGGG gtCACTCCAGGGACATTGCCCAGCACCCCAGTTGCCTCCTTCATTGGAATCCCTGACACCCCTCCAGGCTCTGCTCCCCTGGATGCCCCCATGACCCCAGTCACTGATGATTCACCCCAGAAAAAGATGCTAGGACAAAAAGCAACTccgcctccttcccctctgctctcagAGCTGCTGAAGAAGGGCAGTCTCCTGCCCACAAGCCCCAGGCTG GTTGGTGAAAACGAAATGGCAGTAGCTTCTGGTCACATGAACAGCTCGGGAGTCCTGCTGGAGGTAGGAAGCGTCCTCCCAGTGCTGCACAGTGGGGAAATGCAGTCGGCACCTGGTGCTGTCCCTGCATCTCCTGCTGCTTCAG GTGCTCCTACGCTTTCCCGGCTTTTAGAAGCTGGTCCTGCGCAGTTCACCTCACCTCTTGCTTCCTTCTCCGCTGTTGCCAGCGAACCTCCAGCTAAGCTCCTGCCACCCCCAGTAGAGCCTGTGTCGCAGGCAACAATTGTCATGATGCCCACGCTGTCAGCACCATCCGTTgtgccaccagctgcagctccagaaAGCGTAGCCACAG TGAGCCAGCCCGAAGCCTGTGTTTCCATGGAGGCAGTGTCTGATTCTCATACAGTGACGGTGTCCATGGACAGCAGCGAAATATCCATGATCATTGACTCCATCAAGAAAGAGTGCCTGGGTTCTGCGGCTGGCAGCGCTGCAGGCTCTTCCAAAGATCACTGCATGGATGGGAAAGAAGACCTGGATTTGGCTGAGAAGATGGATATTGCGGTGTCCTATACAGGGGAAGAGCTGGACTTTGATACTGTTGGAAATATCATAGCCATCATTGAGGACAAG GTAGACGACAACCCCGAAGTCCTGGATGCAGCAGTTGTTGAAGctgctctgtcttctttttgcGAAGATACTGATGACCCTCAGGCCCTGCCTGGCCCGTGGGAACACCCAATTCGTCAGGAGCACGAGAAACAGGCCCAGATACCCCAAGTGTCTGTGACTGTGAAGCAGGAGAGACTGGAGTGTGAGGAGCCGGAGGCAAAGGGAATTCGAGAGCTAATGGGCATTGGAGAGCTGGGAtcagaaataaagacagaacctgcagagcaggagcagaatCAGCTGGGCGCTGAGGAAACCATACCGGCAACTGCAAGAGTGACAGAAACACCAGAGCTAAGGAGTCAAGAGATAGAAGAGGATCAAAGagcagctgtggcagcaggAGAGAGTTCTGAAATTGAGATAGAATCGACCAAGGGAGAAGACACGATGCACAGCACGGTGAAGACAGAG ACCCCACCTGATGATGATTCATCCCCTCCACAAGTCCCAAATGTGAGTGAAGACTCCTCACAGGCTGATGTTCAGCACAAATTTGAGCTGTCAG ACTCAATGAAGGAGGAAGCCCGAGCCCTGTTTAGGAGTCAGATGAAG GATGGGCAGGGTGAAGAGGATGATGAGGATGGTGCCAGTGAGGCCGCCAGTTTGGAGGAGCCCAAAGAAGAAGATCAGGGTGAGGGATATCTGTCAGAGATGGATAACGAACCCCCTGTGAGTGAGAGCGACGATGGCTTCAGTGTCCATAATGCACCTTTACAGTCGCACACGCTAGCCGACTCCATCCCCAGCAGCCCGGCCTCCTCGCAGTT ctcagTGTGCAGTGAGGATCAGGAAGCAATACAGGCCCAGAAGATCTGGAAGAAAGCCATCATGCTAGTTTGGAGAGCAGCAGCTAATCACAG GTATGCTAATGTCTTCCTCCAGCCTGTGACTGATGATATAGCACCAGGCTACCACAGTATTGTGCAAAG GCCAATGGATTTATCTACAATCAAAAAGAACATTGAGAATGGGCTGATACGAACCACAGCTGAATTCCAGCGTGATATTATGCTGATGTTTCAAAATGCAGTTATGTACAACAGCTCAGACCACGATGTGTACCACATGGCTGTGGAGATGCAGCGAGATGTCCTGGAGCAGATCCAG CAATTTCTGGCCACGCAACTGATCATGCAAACATCAGAGTCAGGGATCAGTGCAAAGAGCCTGCGTGGGCGAGACTCCACTCGCAAGCAAGACGCTTCGGAGAAG GATGGAGGCACCAGAGGGCGTCGCTGTGCCATCGAGGCAGacatgaagatgaagaaatga